In the genome of Salana multivorans, the window CGTCTCGAGCGGCGGCCGGACGACGAACACCATCGTCGACAGCGCGGGCGCGAGGTCGCGGCGGCGCACGTGGGCGAGGCCCGCCGCGATGGTCGCCTCGGGGCCGAGGATGACCGGCTCCGTCGTCATGAGACCACCGGCCGTGTGCTCGCCGTAGGCCATGAGGCGGCGCACGTCCTCGGCCTCCTCTGGCTCCATCAGCTCGAGCAGCTCCTCGGCCATCTGCTCGGGCAGCTCCTGGACGAGGTCGGCGGCGTCGTCGGGCTGCATGGCGTCGAGGACGTCGGCCGCGCGACCCGCCTCGAGCGCGGTGAGGATCTCCGCCGCGTCCTCCTCCGATAGCTCCTCGAGGACGTCGGCCAGCCGCTCGTCGTCGAGCTCCATCGCGACCTCGACGCGGCGTGCGGCGGGCAGCGCGTGCAGCACCTCGGCCACGTCGGCCGCGTGCAGGCCGTCGAGCGTCGCGATGAACGACGCGGCGCCCTGGTCCGTCTGCACCGAGAGCAGGCCGGTGACGGAGGCCGCGTCGACCATGAGCGTCTCGCCCCGGCGGAACAGCCGGCCCGACGCGCTGCGCCGGACGAACAGCTTCGTGACGTCCCAGTCCCGGCCACGGCGCAGCTCGAAGCCGAGGTCCTCGACGCGGGCGGTGCCGCCGCCGTCGGCCGGCGAGAGCGTGACGGCGCGGTCGAGGATCTCGCCCATGACCTGGCGCTCGCCCGCGCGCTGCTCGAACCGGCGCATGTTGACCAGGCCGGTCGTGATGACGGCGCCGGGGTCCATGCTGGTGACGCGGGACAGCGGGACGAAGACGCGGCGGCGCCCGGCCACCTCCACGACGAGGCCGACGGCCCGCAGCGCGCCGCCCGGCCGCACGACCACGACGACGTCGTGCACCTTGCCCACCCGGTCGCGGTTGGGGTCGTAGACGCCGGTGCCGGCGAGGCGTGCGGCGAAGACTCGGGTGGGCGTGCTCACGGTCCCAGCGTAGGGCGTGCCCCCGGCCCCAGCCGCGGCAGCTTTCGGTGGGCGGGAGCGTGGGGGAGAATAGGGGGCATGTCGATGAACGACGCGCGCCGGACCACCGTGCCCACCCCGCCGCAGGGGGAGGAGATCGCCTCCTTCGCCACCTATCTCGAGGCGCAGAAGGCCGTCGACGTGCTCGCCGACAGCGCCTTCGCCGTCCAGGCCGTGACGATCGTCGGGTCCGACCTGCGGATGGTCGAGCGCGTGACGGGCCGCCTGTCCTACCCGCGCGTCGCGCTGGCCGGTGCGCTGTCGGGCGTGTGGTTCGGTCTGTTCATCGGCCTGCTGTTCAGCATGTTCAACGAGAACGGGATGGCGACGATCGTCGTGTGCGTCTCGCTCGGTGCCGCGTTCGGCATGCTCTTCGGCGTCATCTCCTACGCGTTCACCGGCGGCAAGAGGGACTTCGTCTCGCAGTCGCAGGTGGTGGCGAGCCGGTACGACGTCCTGTGCCTCAGCGAGCTCGCCGGTGACGCGCGCTCCCGCCTCCAGCAGGCCGGCATCACGACGGTCGGCCGCGGCCAGGGACACGGTCAGGGGACGGCGTTCGGCCCGGGCGGACCGGGTGCGCCCGCCGCGCCCGGACCCGTCGGCGACCCGGCGTCCCGCCCGACCCCGACACCGCCCGAGGCCCTCGAGCCGCCGCGCTACGGCCAGCGCCTCGACGACCCGCCCCAGCGGTGAGCGAGCCGGAGCAGCGTCGTCCGTCGACGCCCTCCCGGAGCGCGCCGTCGCTCGCCGAGACGGTCGCGGCCACGGGCGTCCTCGCGCGGTCGCCGTGGTTGCTGCTCGCCGGGTTCGTCGCGGTCCACGCCTGGCTCGTCTCCCGCGCCCTCGCGCACTCCAGCGCGATCTTCGGTGACGTCGGCCTGTACGAGTGGTGGATCTGGAACGGCCAGGCCAACGGCGTCTGGCCCGTCCTCGACACCGAGTGGGTCTACCCGGCCGGCGCGCTCCTGCCGCTCGTCGTCGCCGGACTCGGCCCGTGGCCCTACGCCGCCGGGTTCGTCGGCCTCGTCATCCTCCTCAACGCCCTGGCGCTCGCCTACCTGTGGGACCACCGCCCGTTCGGGACCTACGGCGGCTGGTTCTGGCTCGCGTTCCTCGCGCTGCTCGGGCCGATCAGCCTCGGCCGGATCGACGGCATCGTCGCCCCGCTCATCCTCGTCGCCGCGACGGCCGGGCTGCGCCATCCCCGCACGGCGGCCGCGATCGCGACGGCCGGCGCCTGGATCAAGATCGCCCCGGCGGCCGTGTTCCTCACCGTCCTCACGTTCACCCGCCGCCGCGTCCCGGTGCTGGCGGTCGGCGCGGCGGTGAGCGCCGCCGTCGTCGTGACCGCGATGGCGCTCGGCTCCGGTACGCGCGTGTTCAGCGTCTTCGGCGAGCAGGGCAAGCGCGCGCTGCAGGCGGAGTCCGTGCTGGCGACCCCGTTCTCCCTCGCGCGCCTGTGGAACGGCGGGACGGGAACGGCCGCCCCGGTCTACAACGAGGAGATCTACACCTACGAGTTCCTCTCCCCGGCCGCGGACGCCGTCGCCCGCGCGCTCGACCTGGTGCTGCCGCTCGCGGTCGTCGCCCTGCTCGCGCTGGGCTGGTGGGCGTGGCGGCGCAACCCGCGCCAGGTCCAGGCCGTCTTCCTGCTCACGACACAGGCCGTGCTCGTGGCGCTCGTCGTGTTCAACAAGGTCGGCTCGCCGCAATTCATCGCGTGGCTCGGGCCGGTCGTCGCGGTCGGCCTGAGCGCCGGGCGGCACCTGCGGCTGCCGTGGGAGATCCCGGCGCTCGGTCTGCTGGCCGCCGCCGCGCTCACGCAGCTCGTCTACCCGGTCGACTACGGCGGCTTCATCCTGGCCGAGCCGACGATGGTCGTCGTGGCGGCGCTGCGGAACCTGCTCGTCGTGGCCGTGCTCGTCGCGGTCGTGGTCGAGCTGGTCGGGATCGCGCGGCACCGCCGGGGACGGCGCGGCGCCGGACGCGTCGAGGGCGCGGCGCCCCGTCCGCTCCCCGCGGAAGAGCCCGCCGAGCAGTCGGCGGTGCCGGAGGGCGCGGCGTCCTGACCTGCGGCGATGCCGGGCGCGAGCCCGTGTCGCGGCGGGCGGTCCGCGGAGAGCGGACGGGGCGCTAGCCGCCCTGTCCGTCGGAGAGGCGCGCCATCCAGGCCTCGACGTCCTCGGACCGGCGCGGGAGGGCCGCCGAGAGGTTCTCGTAGCCGTCGGCGGTGACCAGGACGTCGTCCTCGATCCGCACGCCGATGCCGCGGTACTCCGCCGGGACGGCGAGGTCGTCCGCCTTGAAGTACAGGCCCGGCTCGATCGTGAACACCATGCCCGGCTCCAGTCGCGCGTCGAGGTAGAGCTCGGCGCGGGCCTGGGCGCAGTCGTGGACGTCGAGCCCGAGGTGGTGGCTCGTGCCGTGCGGCATCCAGCGGCGGTGCTGCTGGCCCTCGGGCGTCAGCGACTCCGCCGCCGTGACCGGCAGCAGCCCCCACTCCTCGAGCCGCGCGGCGAGCACCTCCATCGCCGCGGCGTGGACGTCGCGGAACTTCGCGCCGGGCCGCACGACGGCGAACGCGGCGTCCGCCGCCTCGCGCACGGCGTCGTAGACCCGGCGCTGGACGTCGGTGAACGTGCCGTCGACGGGCAGCGTCCGCGTGATGTCGGCGGTGTAGAGCGAGTTGACCTCGACGCCGGCGTCGAGCAGCAGCAGCTCGCCCGGACGCACCGCGCCGGTGTTGCGGATCCAGTGCAGCGTCGTCGCGTGGTCGCCCGCGGCGGCGATCGTGTCGTAGCCGACCGCGTTGCCCTCCTCGCGCGCCCTCGCGGCGAAGACGCCCTCGACGACGCGCTCGCCCCGCGGGTGGCCCGCGGCGCGCGGGAGGCTGCGCACGACGTCCTCGAAGCCGGTGATCGTCGCCGCGACCGCCGCGCGGAGCTGGTCGACCTCCCACGCGTCCTTGACGAGGCGCAGCTCGGACACGGCGGTGGCGAGGGCGTCGTCGGCGTCGCGCGCGTCCTCGCTCCACCGGCCGTGCTCGGCCAGGACGACGTCGACGAGGGTGGCGACGGCGTCGTCGGCCCCGCGCAGCACCCGAACCTCCACCTCGGGGTTGCCCGCGTCCTTCGCGACCGCGTCCCGCAGGTCGTCGATGTGCGCCGCGCGGATGCCGGTGAGCTCCTGGGCCTCCTCGAGCGTCCAGCGCGGACCGACCCAGAACTCGCCGTAGCGCGAGTCGGCGTAGAACTCCTCGCTGTCCCGGCCGGCGAGCGGCTTCGTGTACAGGACGGCCTCGTGGGTCGGGCCGGCGTCCGCGGCGAGCGCGTGCAGGACGAGGACGGCGTCGGGCTCCAGGTCCGTGCCGAGCCCGGTGAGGTGGGAGAACGCGGCGTGCGGGCGGAAGGCGTAGTCCGTGTCGTTCGAGCGGGTCTTGAGCGAGCCGGCCGGGATGACGAGGGTCTGGCCGGTGAGCCGGGCGCCGAGCCGGGCGCGGCGCTCGGCCGCGTGGTCGGCCGCCTCGTGCCGCGTCACGCCGTCGCCGGAGCGCGGCGCCCAGGCCGAGGACATGAACTCGCGGAACGCGACCGAGCTGGGCCGCTGCGAGCGGTTGTTGCCCCGGTCCTCGAGTGGCTGGTCGTCGTGCTGGGCATCCGCGGGGGTCTCGCTCGTCATGGCTCCATCGTCCCACCGCCGCGGGCGCGACGCCGGGTGTCCACGAGTTCCTAGACTGCGCGTGTGCGCATCGACCTCCACACCCACTCGACGGCGTCCGACGGCACGACCTCGCCCGGCGACGTGGTCCGGGAGGCCGCGCGCGTCGGGCTCGACGTCGTCGCCCTCACCGACCACGACACGACCGCCGGCTGGGCCGAGGCGGCGCGCGCGGCGCGGGAGGTCGGGATCGGCCTGGTCCGCGGGACCGAGGTGACCTGCCGCGGCGAGGGCACGACCGTCCACCTCCTGTCCTACCTGCAGGACCCGACGGTCCCCGGGCTCGCCGACCGGCTCGAGCGATCGCGCGGCGCGCGCGTGACCCGGGCCCGGCGGATGACCGAGCTGCTCGCGCGCGACTACGAGCTGACCTGGGCCGACGTGCTCGCCCACACACCGGGCGGGGCGACGGTCGGGCGTCCCCACCTCGCCGACGCGCTCGTGACGCTCGGGGCCGCGCGGGACCGGACCGACGCCTTCGAGCGCATCCTCTACTCCGGCGGTCCGTACTCCGTCCCGTACGACGTGCCGACGCCGCACGAGGGGGTCGCGCTCGTGCTCGCCGCCGGCGGTGTGCCGGTGCTCGCGCACCCGGCGGCCGGCCGCCGGGGGGCGATCCTGTCCGACGAGCAGATCGCGTCGCTCGCGCGGGCGGGGCTGGTCGGCCTCGAGGTCGACCACCGGGACCACGACGAGGGGGAGCGGACGCGTCTGCTCGGGCTCGCCCGGGACCTAGACTTGCTCGTGACGGGATCGAGCGACTACCACGGTGCCGGCAAGCCGAACAGGCTTGGCGAGCACACGACGCACGCCGACGCCCTCGAGTCGATCCTCGAGCGCGGCCGCGAACCCCTCGTGAGCTGAACCCGAGCCGGCCGACCGCGGTGCCCCGTGTCCGTCCGGCTCACTCCACGCGCGCCCGGCGATCCTGGGCCCGAGAACCTGAGGTGAGATGAGCCCGGAGATCGTCACGCTGGGCGTGACAACGTTCGTGACCCTGTTCGTCATCATGGACCCGCCGGGCACCGTCCCGGTGTTCCTCGCGCTGACGAACGGGATGGACCGGCGACGCCGCGTGCTCGCCGCGCGGCAGGCCGTGCTGGTGGCGTTCGGGGTCATCCTCGTGTTCACCATGTTCGGGCGCTACATCCTGGAGTTCCTCCACGTCTCGGTGCCGGCGTTCCAGGCCTCGGGTGGTCTGCTCCTCCTGCTGGTCGCGCTGGAGCTGCTGACGGGCAAGGCCGAGGAGCCGCGGCCGACGGCGAGCGGGGTCAACGTCGCGCTCGTGCCGCTGGGCACGCCGCTGCT includes:
- a CDS encoding magnesium transporter MgtE N-terminal domain-containing protein, with protein sequence MSTPTRVFAARLAGTGVYDPNRDRVGKVHDVVVVVRPGGALRAVGLVVEVAGRRRVFVPLSRVTSMDPGAVITTGLVNMRRFEQRAGERQVMGEILDRAVTLSPADGGGTARVEDLGFELRRGRDWDVTKLFVRRSASGRLFRRGETLMVDAASVTGLLSVQTDQGAASFIATLDGLHAADVAEVLHALPAARRVEVAMELDDERLADVLEELSEEDAAEILTALEAGRAADVLDAMQPDDAADLVQELPEQMAEELLELMEPEEAEDVRRLMAYGEHTAGGLMTTEPVILGPEATIAAGLAHVRRRDLAPALSTMVFVVRPPLETPTGRFLGVVHLQEMLREPPHDRLGSIIDQDVEWVLPSDPLGKVTRLLATYNLTVLPVLDEDKHLLGAVSADDVLDRLLPDDWRDADDSVTDLSLTPGGSRG
- a CDS encoding general stress protein: MSMNDARRTTVPTPPQGEEIASFATYLEAQKAVDVLADSAFAVQAVTIVGSDLRMVERVTGRLSYPRVALAGALSGVWFGLFIGLLFSMFNENGMATIVVCVSLGAAFGMLFGVISYAFTGGKRDFVSQSQVVASRYDVLCLSELAGDARSRLQQAGITTVGRGQGHGQGTAFGPGGPGAPAAPGPVGDPASRPTPTPPEALEPPRYGQRLDDPPQR
- a CDS encoding glycosyltransferase 87 family protein is translated as MSEPEQRRPSTPSRSAPSLAETVAATGVLARSPWLLLAGFVAVHAWLVSRALAHSSAIFGDVGLYEWWIWNGQANGVWPVLDTEWVYPAGALLPLVVAGLGPWPYAAGFVGLVILLNALALAYLWDHRPFGTYGGWFWLAFLALLGPISLGRIDGIVAPLILVAATAGLRHPRTAAAIATAGAWIKIAPAAVFLTVLTFTRRRVPVLAVGAAVSAAVVVTAMALGSGTRVFSVFGEQGKRALQAESVLATPFSLARLWNGGTGTAAPVYNEEIYTYEFLSPAADAVARALDLVLPLAVVALLALGWWAWRRNPRQVQAVFLLTTQAVLVALVVFNKVGSPQFIAWLGPVVAVGLSAGRHLRLPWEIPALGLLAAAALTQLVYPVDYGGFILAEPTMVVVAALRNLLVVAVLVAVVVELVGIARHRRGRRGAGRVEGAAPRPLPAEEPAEQSAVPEGAAS
- a CDS encoding aminopeptidase P family protein, whose translation is MTSETPADAQHDDQPLEDRGNNRSQRPSSVAFREFMSSAWAPRSGDGVTRHEAADHAAERRARLGARLTGQTLVIPAGSLKTRSNDTDYAFRPHAAFSHLTGLGTDLEPDAVLVLHALAADAGPTHEAVLYTKPLAGRDSEEFYADSRYGEFWVGPRWTLEEAQELTGIRAAHIDDLRDAVAKDAGNPEVEVRVLRGADDAVATLVDVVLAEHGRWSEDARDADDALATAVSELRLVKDAWEVDQLRAAVAATITGFEDVVRSLPRAAGHPRGERVVEGVFAARAREEGNAVGYDTIAAAGDHATTLHWIRNTGAVRPGELLLLDAGVEVNSLYTADITRTLPVDGTFTDVQRRVYDAVREAADAAFAVVRPGAKFRDVHAAAMEVLAARLEEWGLLPVTAAESLTPEGQQHRRWMPHGTSHHLGLDVHDCAQARAELYLDARLEPGMVFTIEPGLYFKADDLAVPAEYRGIGVRIEDDVLVTADGYENLSAALPRRSEDVEAWMARLSDGQGG
- a CDS encoding PHP domain-containing protein, translated to MRIDLHTHSTASDGTTSPGDVVREAARVGLDVVALTDHDTTAGWAEAARAAREVGIGLVRGTEVTCRGEGTTVHLLSYLQDPTVPGLADRLERSRGARVTRARRMTELLARDYELTWADVLAHTPGGATVGRPHLADALVTLGAARDRTDAFERILYSGGPYSVPYDVPTPHEGVALVLAAGGVPVLAHPAAGRRGAILSDEQIASLARAGLVGLEVDHRDHDEGERTRLLGLARDLDLLVTGSSDYHGAGKPNRLGEHTTHADALESILERGREPLVS
- a CDS encoding MarC family protein → MSPEIVTLGVTTFVTLFVIMDPPGTVPVFLALTNGMDRRRRVLAARQAVLVAFGVILVFTMFGRYILEFLHVSVPAFQASGGLLLLLVALELLTGKAEEPRPTASGVNVALVPLGTPLLAGPGAIVASMLAVENSDHSFASWTVIIVAIVLVHACLYLAMRFSVVIHRVLGEGGVTVVTRLAGLLLAAIAVQLIADAVMAFVATM